ATAACATCAACTCGCTTTCCATTGTCCTGGTATCAATGTTTTCTTTTTCAAAATAGATACCAATATTTAGGTCAAGGAGTCTTCTTACGATTTCCAAACAATCTGTTGTGTTTCTTGCAAGTCTTGAGATGGATTTAGTTAGGATAAAGTCTATTTTCCCGTCTTCACAGTCTTTTAGCATTTTTAGAAGTCCATCCCTACATTCTTTCTTTGTTCCAGTTATGCCTTCGTCAAAGTATAGACCTGCAAAAGTATATGACTTGTTCTCTGCTATCATCTTTTCATAGTGTGCCTTTTGTGTTTTAAGACTCACAAGCTGAGCTTCCTCATCTGTCGATACTCTTGCATAGGCAGCAACTCTTAATATAGATTCTTCTTTTTGATTCGCTTCTATTTTTGTTATCTTTTTCATCCATTCAACCTCCTTTCTGCTAGTGCTATATTCCCGTACAAGTGAGTATTTATCAAGTCTTATAGCAATAATTCTGAAAGAATAGGGCTAAATTTTTTAATGTTTTCTCTTCTAATTTTTCTATATTCTTCATGGCTAATTTCATCTAAAAGAAAGAGATCCTGGATGAACTTATCTGATAGATAGAAATTAAGCTCTGCCTTTAAATCCCTTTCTGTATATTCAGTCTTTATAACTTCTTTTTCACTTTCAAGCTTTTCTACTCTCATACTCCACCTCCTATGTCACAGGCAAAGAAATTAAGGCTATTTTTAACCTTAGTTTTCTTTCCTCTATATTCCTTAGGACAAAGGAAGTGTTTTTGAGTAAAGTTTATTGCCATTAATATAAATACTGAAATAGACAGATTAAATAAAAAGAGAACAACGATAATTACTTCATGAATAATAGTAGTTTTAAAGTAATTGTCCCGCTCTTTAAAGCGTGTACTAACCCTCTCTATTTTGATGCAATTTAATTGATTGGCTTTTTAAATTAGTATCTTATGTAAATCCACACCTCTATTAAAAAGTGTTGATAGGTCAAAAAAAAAAGAGACTAGCCTAATACCAGTCTCATTATCTATCGTTTAATCAATTATTTAATTTCCATGATTCCGCCTTAGCTTTTGCATTTATAAGGTCAGAATAAAGTCCATTATTTTTAATCAGTTCTTCGTGATTTCCACGTTCTATTATTTCTCCATCTTTTAAGACTAAGATTTTATCTGCATTTCTTATTGTCTTTAGTCTATGGGCAATCATAATTACTGTCTTATTTTTTGTTAATGATTCTATTGCTTCTTTAAGTTTATCTTCATTTTCTGGATCTATACTTGCTGTGGCTTCATCAAAGATTATGATGTCTGCATCTTTTAGCATAGCTCTTGCAATTGAGATTCTTTGTTTTTCTCCACCTGATAGACTTGCTCCACCTTCTCCAATTATAGTGTTATATCCTTCTGGTAAAGCTTCTATAAATTCATGACATCTTGCTTTTTTTGCAGCTTGAACTACTTCTTCATGGCTTGCATTTTGTTTTCCAAATTTTATATTGTTTTCAATAGTGTCTTCGAAGAGATATACATCTTGAAATACCATGGAAATAGAATTCATTAAGTTTTCTATCTTATAGTCCTTAATATTCTTTCCACCTATTAAAATTTCGCCAGAATTTACATCCCAAAATCTTGCAATAAGATTACAAAATGTGGTCTTACCAGATCCTGATGGACCAACTATGGCAGTCATGGTATTTTCTTTTATCTCTGCTGATACATTTTTTAAAATTGGTCTATCATCATAGGAAAATGATACATTTTTAAAGACTATGTTGTGATTTTTTATTGGCTCTGTAATACTTCCTTCTTTCATATCTTCCATATCATTTACATAAGAATAAGAATCTAATGCATTCTCAACCATTCTTAGCATAGCCATAGCAGAGCCAGATGTTATAAGCCCATCAAATATTACAAAACTTGCTATAAGTATCATAATAGTATTGACTATTTGACTGTTTTCAACAAAATATAATTTTATTGATATAAATAACATCAAACAAATTGTTATAGCTATTATGATTTTAGCTAATAAACTATATGGCATTATAGTTTTTTCTAAATCAAAAGAATATTTACTAGCACCATCAAAGCTTTTGTCAAGTTTTTTATTATTACTTCCTCTCAGATTGTATGATTTTATAATTTGCATTCCTTGCAATGTTGATAAGACTTCTTTGGTAAGTGATACCTGAATCTCATGAATCTTATCCGCATTTTTACTGGACTTTTTTTGCATACGAGCAACAATCAACAAAAATACAATAGACCCAACTATTGCTACAATACCTACCTTATAAGAAAACAAAAATAAGGATAAGATAAAAACAATAGCATTAAGCATGCCACCGAAAACCATAATACACAAAGTTGGAACCCAAGTCTCTACATTATCTAAGTTAGTAGTCGCAATAGTTGTTAAATTTCCTAAACTTAAACTTGAGAAGAATCCCATGGGAACTTTTTTTATTTTTTCACCTAATTCAATTCTCTTGTGTCCAGCCATAAAATATCCGGCATGTGTTTGTTTGAGCATAGAGGAATTTTTTGAAATAATTACTCCGGCTATACTAATTAATAAAAATAAACTTGATATTCCTATTGTTTTAAAGCTTATATCCTTGTTTACTATCCCAAAAATCGCATAATAAATGGCTGCAAATTGTAGAGCATTAAAAATAGAACCGAAAAAATTAGCAAAGATTGATTTTTTTATATACACTTGTTCTTCAATAGAAAAATTCCATATTTTTTTAAAAACACTAAGCATTTTCTTCTCCTTTCAAGGCAGTTTCCCAAAGATCGTGATAATCTTTTGATTCCTTCAAAAGCTCTTCATGACTTCCTTTACATGAAAGTTCTCCATTTTTAATTACAAATATATTATCTACATCTGTTATTGTCTTTAAACGATGGGCAATTATAATTAGAGTTTTCCCTTTGACCAGTTCTGATATTGCATCTTGAATTAAGGCTTCATTTTCAGGATCGATATAAGAGGTAGCCTCGTCTAAAATAACTATTGGAGCATTCTTTATCATAGCTCTTGCAATTGATATTCTTTGCCTTTCTCCTCCAGACAAATGTTTACCAGCTTCTCCTACTCTTGTATCATATCCATCTGACAACTTCATTATAAAATCATGGCAGGCTGCTTTCTTACATACTTCAATTATTTCCTCATCACTAGCATTTTTATTTCCTATTCTGATGTTATCTTTAATTGACATATCAAAAAGAAAATTATCTTGTGCTACATAGGAAATAACAGTAGATAACTTTTCAAGGGACATATCTTTAATATTTACATTTCCTATACTTATAGAACCACTATCTACATCCCAAAATCCTGAAATTAGTTTTGCAATAGTCGACTTTCCCGAACCCGATTCGCCTACTAAAGCATTCACACTTCCTTCTTCTATATTTATATTTATATTGTTTAGGACTTGCTTATCTTTTTCATAAGAAAAATCTACGTTTTTTATCTCTATATTATAATTTTTTATATCCAAATTTTCATTTTTATGAGATAATTCTCTCGCAGAAAGTATATTTTTAATCTCTTCGAAAATAGTTGACATTCTTCCAATATCATCTTCAAAAGTCATTACTCTCATAATATTTTGGATAGTCCCAAAAGAAAGGATTATCAATGTTAAAAATACACCACCATCTAGTGAACCATTCATACAGAAATATAAACCAAATGGTATAATTGTCAAAATACCAACTGGAGCAATAGACATACTTATCGCATAGTCTCTTGTATTTTCTCCCATCCAATCATAATAGTAATTTGCCTTTTTATACACATTGTCCCTGTATTTTCTATAAGATTTTTCGCCTTGATTAAATGTTTTAATAACCTCTATTCCATTTATATATTCAACCACGGAATTATTCATATCTTGGCCAATTTTAACTGCTTGTGGAAACTTTACCTTCATTCTTTTCATCGGCCCTGTCATAAAAAATCCACCAATAACTAATGGAATTAAAGATATTAAACTTAGTCTATAATCTAAAATTAACATGTAAACAAATAATATTATAGGTCCGATTAAATTAGCTGTCATCTCAGGTATCATATGAGCCAATGTTGTTTCAGTATTATCGACTTGATTTACAATTATGTCTTTTAACTTACCAGTGGACTCATTCAATATATCTCCTAATGGCATATTAAATAATTTTTCCATAAGGCTTTTTCTTATATCTCGTATTATTTGATAGGCTGTTTTATGAGAAATCATTGTTGACAAAAACATAACCACTTCTTTGATTATAAGACATGAAAGTATCAAGAAAATTTTATTTATATAGTAATGAAAATCTTGGCTACCATCAATCAATGATATAATCATCTTACTTAGAATAATATATACAAAAAGATTTGAAATTACTCCAAGTATTGCAAACAAGACAGAAATAAAATATGGTGCTTTATTTCTCTTAATGTATTTTTTTAATAGATCCATAAATTTAACTCCTTTCATCATCTTTTTTCATAACATTTGTAAAATAAGTCTCTATCATTTCAGTTAGATATTTCTTATTTTTTACAAAATTCTCACGTGTGTTCAAAATTTCGCAAGCCATCAATCCAGAATTCATAATATTAATCATAAATTCAAATGTATCATCAGAAGGTAGCTCGTTAAACAAAGTAGAAAACAATTCTTTAAATGCTTGTATGGACTCTTTTTTTATTTTCACATATAGTTCTTTCAAATCATCATTTTCTTTTAACTCACATAAAAACATAACATAAAGCTTTACATAATCATTATCTGCAAGTATCTTGTCTATAATCATTCTCGAAAACAACTTCGGACTTAGTATTAAACCTTCATCATAAATTGATTTTTGAATAATATCCCTTCTATTTAAATTACCTTCTACCATAATGTCATATAAGATTTCATAGGTAGAGCCATAATGATGATACAAACCACCTCTAGAAAGCCCAGTAGCTTCCATAATGTCATTCATAACTGTATTTCTAAACCCTTTGTCCAAAAAGACTTTCATAGCCGCTTGTCGTATTTCTTTTTTTCTATCTTCTTGAGACATTCTTTGATTAATAAAACCACCTCCTACCGACACTTATGTCGGTTAATTTGATTATACATTATATGATAAAGATTTTCAATGTCAAAACGCAAAAAAGAAAACAATACATAAAATTTATGTAAAAAAGCCTGATAAATTCATCAACTAAGAATCTATCAGGCTTATATCTTAATCTATTAAATTAATTCATTTACTCTTCTCTGAACTTCTTTATAATCATATCCAGCGTTAGTCAATCTTCTTTTTCTTTCTTCTCCATTACCCCATTTCCCACTTATAACCTCTCTAGCTAATTGGTCGATTGTCTTACCAACTGGGTATGCTATCTTGCCATTAGCATCGAATACTTTTAATCCGAATTTATCTGCACATCTTTTAGCATTATCTAAATTTCTAAATGCACCTTTCTGGCTTTTTACATCAGACCAGAATTTTCTAACTCTATATAGTCCACATGTTGGTTTGCTAACAGCCTTATTGCCTCTTAGTCTTTTATTAACCTCATTTGCTATATAAGGAAACTTGCTTCCAAGATATGGTCCTGGACAATTTGTATTGGAATACCACTCATGTTTTTGAAGTACACCATCCTTACCTCCAGTATAGGTACAAGGATAGATTCCATTTCTTCTGCAGATGTCTGTAACTAAATCAATTAGTCTGTTTAAAACATAATCAGAAACTAGCCACTGAGGTCCCCTAGTAGAGTTTCCTACTTCAATTGTTACTGCTTGATTGTCACACCATCCAGACGATGTTGTCCAGGCTCTATTGGCTTCATCAACTCCTAAAACAATAACTCCGTCAGATCCTAAATTATAGTTAGCTGAGGCTTGCCTTGATTTAGGCACAAAAATTCTTGCCAAGTTCCTACCACTTATGACTCCTGCTGCGTGGTGTATAGCAATTTTCGTTATCTTTTGATTTCTTTTTCCGCTATGGTTTGGTGAGAGAATCGTTGCTTGTATTAATGAACTATTACTCATTTATTTTTCCTCCTTGAATTGTTTTAATATTTCCTTTAATTTTTCTGGTACTGGCAAGCCTAAAGCTACAGAGTTTTCCAAGATGGAAAGACCTTCATTTGCGATATAAAAAAAGATGATGGCTGTTCTTATCATTGTTCCATCACCTTTAATTAAATTTACATCGCATAGGTTTGCTATGCCTACAACTATAAAAATCATAATCTTTTTAGCTATTCCCTTGAATCCTATGGATGAGGATAGCTTTCTTTCTACTCCTGCTCTTAAAACTCCTGTTAGATAATCAGCAATTACAAACGCTAGTAGCGTATAAATAAAAGCATCCACGCTTCCAAGGAAAAATCCTAAACATCCTCCAATCGCTGTAAATAATACTTTCATTGTTTCTAAGAATTTATTCATTTTACTCCTCCTCTGTTAAGGTATAGGTTATTTTCATTGTCTTATCTGCTGTTTTTAATATTGGACTAGATAAGTTATTAATTGTTCCAAGATAGGGAGTGTGAAGAAATAATAGTTTATAGAATCTTTCCTCATAACCTCCAAAACCTATTGCAAATGGACCAATTGTCTGTGTCTCCATCATTAAGTTACCTATTCCACTACCATTATATGAATCAACATTATTTACAATTACTTGGTCTTTCTTATCAATTACAAATTCATAACCTAATATATAGTCTCCCCACTTGTAAAGATAATTGTATTCTCCTCCATATTTCGAAGAGCTAACCTCTTTACCTAAAGAAATAACTGTTATATCTACTGGATTATTTATATTAACCTTATAAATTTTATTTGTTCTGTAAGGACTTATCGAATACAGGTATCCATTTTTAACACAACTATATTTATACCTATGGCAATAACTTCTATCTTTTTCATTATAACTTCCTAAACTTCCAAGCCTTATTCCATTAAGTGACCAAGTATCTGTACTAGTAGAATAGTCATTCTTATTTATTTTTACTCTTATTAAATTGTCTCTATTGGCCCCAAATCCATACCAATATCCATCCTCTCCATCATAAAAACAACATTCATACCAGGTGCCTATCTTGCTGAAAAACTCTGATACATCAATAGTAATCCTCTCTTCAGCTTTGTAGCCTTTAGTATAAATAGGATCATTTAAGCCTATACTTGTTAATGGCTCTTTTAGTTTTACCAATTCAATTGATTTGTCATTTAATGGCCATATTGATACTATTGTGTTTGACTTGAAGTCTATCTCAATACAGCCATTATAACAATCTGAGACCTCACGCTTTTTATATAAGGATGTGCTATTTAATAATAAAAATGGGTCTTTTCCATGTGTATCTCCATAAAAGTATTTACCACCTCTGTAGTGAGTAAGTGCTATTGATGATATTCTTCCATTAGCTTGAGAAGTTGAAAAGTCCCATACAAATTTATATCCATTTTCTAGTGGAATTGTTTCTGTTAAATTAGCAGAACCTCTTCTAGGAGCATCTGTCTGATTCACGTCATTTGATGCATAGCCAATTATCTGATTATCAGATGGTGCAAATATCTTTTCTGGATTTTCTTCCAATTTATCTTCAAAAAGAAGAACGCCTCCATAGCATTTATTAGCTATAGGAAATATCTCCTTCCAAAATTCAACTTTTTTACTATCATCTATCGGGTACATAAGTCCCATAGGATTCAATCTTAATAAATCTGGGACTGCATTAGTTATTAAGTTTTCATCTTCATATATCTCCTTTTTATTTGTTCTAACATCAGTTAGTTCGATGACTGATTTACCTTTGAGCATTTTCTTCCTCCTTATCTTTAAATTCTGTAGTGATTTCTTCCTTATATTTACCAAGCATCAATCCTTGATATTTAAATCTTCCTACCTCTTCATTAAATACTAGTGGGCTTGGAACTTGTCTTTCTACTTTGTATTCAGCTTTCAATTTCCTAAGCAGGAATGAATGACTAAGTTCTATTCTCTTCCAAGATTCATCAACTTTAATCTTTCCATCCCAAGCCTCTGTAGAACCTAAAGATTGACCAGATATAGCTGCGATAGCATTATCTTTACCTATCATAGCCTTACCTGATTCAAGTCTAATAAGCACTGAGAAATTGTTCATAGTTTTCTCTTGTAGTTTAGTTAATGGATAAAAAAGATTTAGAATATGGTCACCACTTAGGTAGGTTTCTTTTGGAATATGATGTTCTATTTTTGTATCGTTAAAAATGTAAGTAACAACAAGCCTTGTAGGTATTTCTATATTTTCAATAAAGTCAAGTTCTTCTACTTCTTCTTTCTCTTCATACTTTGGAGGATTATAGGATTTTCCATCATTATTTAAAACCTCTACTTGTTTCTTGACCTTTCTTGATATCTTTCTAGTTTTTTCTTCAGTATCACAAATTATATTTAACAAGATAGATGCATTAAAAATTGCCTCCGTTTCTTTATTGGAGGCAAATTCTATACGAATTATTGGAGTATCTGTTGTTGAAATATTAAAGGCAGAATAGTTGGAGTAGGCATGAACTACTAATTTTTCAGATTCAATCTGATTTAACAGTCCTGCTATATTCTTATCATTCTTGCTTTTAGCCCTAGATAAGTATGGGTTCTTCCCTACACCAAGAATTCTATGTTTTCCATTTATCTTGTATTCAATGTCAGTAATAAGCCCCTCAATCTTTTCTTCTTCGTAAGAAATAGCTATTCTATCTCCTACATCGAGGCTGGGGTCTCCTATGGTTACCATATCAAAAGGTGTGTGGTGAATCTTACAAATTTCAGTAAGAAGAACTTCACACATTCTTTTTCTTTTTTCTGGAAGTCCTAACTGCATCAGTGGATTTATTCCAAGATTCATAGTTAGGCCATCATCATTTTCTAAAGAGTAGTATTCAGCTATTTTAGTCTTTGCATTTGTTGAGCTGATGGCTGTATATCTTGTCTTGAAATCTGATATTGATGAAGAAAATCTTTCTCTCGTTTTAATTTCAGTGGATATACTTTCTGCATACTTTTTTAAAACCAATTTACCATCACGAGAGACCTGTGCAAAAGCACCAAGGGTTGATGCTATATAGTGAATAAAGTCTCTATAGGTTTCTATATCATGGTCTTGATAAATTGCCAAAACTTCCTCACCATTTACAAAAGCTTTTACCTCATCTTCTGTCATACCTAGTTCTACCTTGCACTTTTCACATGATAATGTAAGTAATTCAAAAGCTGTACCAAAAGTATCTGTTACTGGAAAGTTCTTATCAAACCTAAGCATATAGTCATAGCCTTTTAGTTCTAAAATTTTCTTAGACCTATTTGCTTCAGTGACATCAAAGATTCCCATTGGTATAGTTTCTATCTTTTTATTCTCTAATTCTTGATGGTAAAAAAGTTCTAGCTTTGCATCCTCTAAAGAATACCTATCTATATCTAAAAGAAGGCTAATTCCAAACTCTCCAGCATAAACTGTACCTATTTCAAGTTCAGAAGATCCAGAGCATGAACGATGAATGTACCCAGACCCTTTTAAAATATCCTTATTCGTAAAATGTATGGTGCTTTCATCTTTTAAGATGAGATTTCCCGTCCAGTAAAATTTACGAGAATTCTTTTTGATTGCTGTTTTATATTCATTGCTTGTTGGATACATCAATATTCCTCCAATGAAAAAGATACTTCCCACAATCCTTTATAAGAAGTATCTTTTATTAGTTTGACTTTAAACTTGTCTAGATACATTTGTGTCTCTTTTAGTTCCAATGTTTCTGTATCTAAGTATTTAACATTAAGATTAGACTTATTAGAAAAACTACTCAATGTCTTTACAAGTTTAGGACTGCAAGAAAAACCTACAGAAATACTTGCTACTTTGTTTCTAACAATATCCCTCTGAATAGTTCCTGCCTCTGTCTCTCCTCCAGTATCTGCCTCGATATCTCTAAACTCCAAATCATAAGAATTTGGTAAAGGTAGGTCTACTCCTTCAATAATTAAATATGATTGATATTTCATTACCTACCTCCACTTCTTAAATTCTTGCGCATAGATGCATTGACAATAACTTCATCAAGGAGAGTACCTCCAAGATAAACTGGGATGACTATATCGCCAGTATTTTCTGATTTTAAATTAATATTTGCAAGTGCATCAGATATTTGTCTTCCTATATCAATCCCATTTACAGCAGATTCCTTATCATATCCTCCCATACCGACTGCTGATATATTTGGATTTAAAACCATATCGCTTGCTACATTCTTCATAGAAGATTGAACTAATCTCCTACTCTTTTCTATCCCCTTAGATAGACCTTCCATAAAGTC
This Finegoldia magna ATCC 53516 DNA region includes the following protein-coding sequences:
- a CDS encoding phage holin family protein, whose protein sequence is MNKFLETMKVLFTAIGGCLGFFLGSVDAFIYTLLAFVIADYLTGVLRAGVERKLSSSIGFKGIAKKIMIFIVVGIANLCDVNLIKGDGTMIRTAIIFFYIANEGLSILENSVALGLPVPEKLKEILKQFKEEK
- a CDS encoding SHOCT domain-containing protein, translated to MRVEKLESEKEVIKTEYTERDLKAELNFYLSDKFIQDLFLLDEISHEEYRKIRRENIKKFSPILSELLL
- a CDS encoding ABC transporter ATP-binding protein, producing the protein MDLLKKYIKRNKAPYFISVLFAILGVISNLFVYIILSKMIISLIDGSQDFHYYINKIFLILSCLIIKEVVMFLSTMISHKTAYQIIRDIRKSLMEKLFNMPLGDILNESTGKLKDIIVNQVDNTETTLAHMIPEMTANLIGPIILFVYMLILDYRLSLISLIPLVIGGFFMTGPMKRMKVKFPQAVKIGQDMNNSVVEYINGIEVIKTFNQGEKSYRKYRDNVYKKANYYYDWMGENTRDYAISMSIAPVGILTIIPFGLYFCMNGSLDGGVFLTLIILSFGTIQNIMRVMTFEDDIGRMSTIFEEIKNILSARELSHKNENLDIKNYNIEIKNVDFSYEKDKQVLNNININIEEGSVNALVGESGSGKSTIAKLISGFWDVDSGSISIGNVNIKDMSLEKLSTVISYVAQDNFLFDMSIKDNIRIGNKNASDEEIIEVCKKAACHDFIMKLSDGYDTRVGEAGKHLSGGERQRISIARAMIKNAPIVILDEATSYIDPENEALIQDAISELVKGKTLIIIAHRLKTITDVDNIFVIKNGELSCKGSHEELLKESKDYHDLWETALKGEENA
- a CDS encoding N-acetylmuramoyl-L-alanine amidase; translated protein: MSNSSLIQATILSPNHSGKRNQKITKIAIHHAAGVISGRNLARIFVPKSRQASANYNLGSDGVIVLGVDEANRAWTTSSGWCDNQAVTIEVGNSTRGPQWLVSDYVLNRLIDLVTDICRRNGIYPCTYTGGKDGVLQKHEWYSNTNCPGPYLGSKFPYIANEVNKRLRGNKAVSKPTCGLYRVRKFWSDVKSQKGAFRNLDNAKRCADKFGLKVFDANGKIAYPVGKTIDQLAREVISGKWGNGEERKRRLTNAGYDYKEVQRRVNELI
- a CDS encoding TetR/AcrR family transcriptional regulator, which codes for MSQEDRKKEIRQAAMKVFLDKGFRNTVMNDIMEATGLSRGGLYHHYGSTYEILYDIMVEGNLNRRDIIQKSIYDEGLILSPKLFSRMIIDKILADNDYVKLYVMFLCELKENDDLKELYVKIKKESIQAFKELFSTLFNELPSDDTFEFMINIMNSGLMACEILNTRENFVKNKKYLTEMIETYFTNVMKKDDERS
- a CDS encoding ABC transporter ATP-binding protein, coding for MLSVFKKIWNFSIEEQVYIKKSIFANFFGSIFNALQFAAIYYAIFGIVNKDISFKTIGISSLFLLISIAGVIISKNSSMLKQTHAGYFMAGHKRIELGEKIKKVPMGFFSSLSLGNLTTIATTNLDNVETWVPTLCIMVFGGMLNAIVFILSLFLFSYKVGIVAIVGSIVFLLIVARMQKKSSKNADKIHEIQVSLTKEVLSTLQGMQIIKSYNLRGSNNKKLDKSFDGASKYSFDLEKTIMPYSLLAKIIIAITICLMLFISIKLYFVENSQIVNTIMILIASFVIFDGLITSGSAMAMLRMVENALDSYSYVNDMEDMKEGSITEPIKNHNIVFKNVSFSYDDRPILKNVSAEIKENTMTAIVGPSGSGKTTFCNLIARFWDVNSGEILIGGKNIKDYKIENLMNSISMVFQDVYLFEDTIENNIKFGKQNASHEEVVQAAKKARCHEFIEALPEGYNTIIGEGGASLSGGEKQRISIARAMLKDADIIIFDEATASIDPENEDKLKEAIESLTKNKTVIMIAHRLKTIRNADKILVLKDGEIIERGNHEELIKNNGLYSDLINAKAKAESWKLNN